A single window of Archangium gephyra DNA harbors:
- the ftsZ gene encoding cell division protein FtsZ: MDQFDQNKQAAKIRVVGVGGAGCNAVNTMIMAKLERVDFIAANTDVQALAANKAPVRLQIGQTLTKGLGAGANPEMGREAALESRDQIAAMLEGADMVFVTAGMGGGTGTGAAPIIADIAKSLGCLTVGVVTKPFLFEGNKRRKQAEQGLVELKAAVDTLITIPNQRLLTLSNEPMPLLETFKRADEVLLNAVQGISDLIQYHGYINVDFADVKTIMSDKGLALMGTGHSSGDKRALTAMQQAISSPLLEDISIDGATGLLINITGGRDMTLQEVNEALTLVHDAADPDAEIIFGSLIDDNIRDEVKITIIATGFVSRDAKVRQPPQVVQVPIVTRPSPVSLNVAREEVASLVPAKAGSRSMPAVDTRSLSNRTAVVKDAALPLDEDQFDIPTFLRRQGQTEMP; encoded by the coding sequence ATGGACCAGTTCGACCAGAACAAGCAGGCCGCAAAGATTCGTGTCGTCGGCGTCGGTGGCGCCGGCTGTAACGCCGTCAACACGATGATCATGGCGAAGCTTGAGCGGGTCGACTTCATTGCCGCGAATACCGATGTGCAGGCCCTCGCGGCGAACAAGGCGCCCGTGCGGCTGCAGATCGGCCAGACCCTGACCAAGGGCCTGGGCGCCGGCGCCAACCCTGAGATGGGCCGCGAGGCCGCGCTCGAGTCGCGCGACCAGATCGCCGCCATGCTCGAGGGCGCGGACATGGTGTTCGTCACGGCCGGCATGGGCGGTGGTACGGGGACGGGCGCGGCTCCCATCATCGCGGACATCGCCAAGAGCCTGGGCTGCCTCACCGTGGGCGTGGTCACCAAGCCCTTCCTCTTCGAGGGCAACAAGCGCCGCAAGCAGGCGGAGCAGGGCCTCGTGGAGCTCAAGGCCGCGGTGGACACCCTCATCACCATCCCCAACCAGCGCCTGCTCACGCTCAGCAACGAGCCCATGCCGCTGCTGGAGACCTTCAAGCGCGCCGACGAGGTGCTCCTCAACGCCGTCCAGGGCATCTCGGACCTCATCCAGTACCACGGCTACATCAACGTGGACTTCGCGGACGTGAAGACCATCATGAGCGACAAGGGCCTGGCGCTCATGGGCACCGGCCACTCCTCCGGCGACAAGCGCGCGCTCACCGCCATGCAGCAGGCCATCTCCAGCCCGCTGCTCGAGGACATCTCCATCGACGGCGCCACCGGCCTGCTCATCAACATCACCGGCGGCCGCGACATGACCCTGCAGGAGGTCAACGAGGCGCTCACGCTGGTGCACGACGCGGCGGACCCGGACGCGGAGATCATCTTCGGCTCGCTCATCGACGACAACATCCGCGACGAGGTGAAGATCACCATCATCGCCACGGGCTTCGTGTCGCGCGATGCGAAGGTGCGCCAGCCGCCTCAGGTGGTGCAGGTCCCCATCGTCACGCGGCCCTCGCCCGTGTCGCTGAACGTGGCGCGCGAGGAGGTGGCCAGCCTGGTGCCCGCCAAGGCTGGTTCGCGCTCCATGCCCGCCGTGGACACCCGCTCGCTCTCCAACCGCACCGCGGTGGTGAAGGACGCGGCGCTGCCGCTGGACGAGGATCAGTTCGACATCCCCACGTTCCTGCGCCGCCAGGGCCAGACGGAGATGCCGTGA
- a CDS encoding replication-associated recombination protein A produces MGKTTLARMLAASVDAEFVILSAVSDGIPRIREVVAEAERLRNQYHRRTVVFVDEIHRWAKNVQEQALPHVESGLLILLGATTENISFEVRPALVSRCRVFLLRELTPADLRTALLRALADEKRGLGARRLTLSDEALSVLVEGSGGDVRKALGGLELAAQLTAEGGEISRETALQATGTRLARHNKDGDEHFDLLSALQKSCRGSNPQGAIFWAARLLQTGDFVALWRRLKVIAVEDVGLAMPEAISIVRACEEGFHSVGMPEGRIFVAQATLVLATAKKSNRGYQAMDAALAAVEAHPNAAPPLHLRNAPTELMKELGYKKGYEAPWNHKDHYVPGQTYLPEPLERSVFYRPSKEGHEAEIHERMSHWWREDKASRGE; encoded by the coding sequence GTGGGGAAGACCACGCTCGCGCGCATGCTGGCGGCCAGCGTCGACGCGGAGTTCGTCATCCTCTCGGCCGTCTCCGATGGCATCCCCCGCATCCGCGAGGTGGTGGCCGAGGCCGAGCGCCTGCGCAACCAGTACCACCGGCGCACCGTCGTCTTCGTGGATGAGATCCACCGCTGGGCCAAGAACGTCCAGGAGCAGGCCCTGCCCCATGTGGAGAGCGGCCTCCTCATCCTCCTCGGAGCGACGACGGAGAACATCAGCTTCGAGGTGCGGCCCGCGCTCGTCAGCCGGTGCCGCGTCTTCCTGCTGCGCGAGCTCACCCCCGCGGATCTCCGGACCGCGCTCCTGCGGGCGCTCGCCGATGAGAAGCGGGGGCTCGGGGCCCGGCGGCTGACCCTGAGTGACGAGGCGCTCTCCGTCCTGGTGGAGGGGAGCGGGGGAGACGTGCGCAAGGCGCTGGGAGGGCTGGAGCTCGCGGCCCAGCTCACCGCGGAGGGTGGGGAGATCTCCCGGGAGACGGCCCTCCAGGCCACCGGGACACGGCTGGCGCGCCACAACAAGGACGGGGACGAGCACTTCGATCTCTTGAGTGCGCTCCAGAAGTCGTGCCGGGGCTCCAACCCCCAGGGGGCCATCTTCTGGGCGGCGCGGCTGCTCCAGACGGGCGACTTCGTGGCGTTGTGGCGCAGGCTCAAGGTCATCGCCGTGGAGGACGTGGGACTGGCCATGCCCGAGGCCATCAGCATCGTGCGCGCGTGTGAGGAGGGCTTCCACTCCGTGGGGATGCCCGAGGGCCGCATCTTCGTGGCCCAGGCGACCCTCGTGCTGGCCACGGCGAAGAAGAGCAACCGGGGCTATCAGGCGATGGACGCGGCACTGGCGGCCGTGGAGGCCCACCCCAACGCGGCCCCGCCGCTCCACCTGCGCAACGCCCCCACCGAGCTCATGAAGGAGCTGGGCTACAAGAAGGGCTACGAAGCTCCTTGGAACCACAAGGACCACTACGTGCCCGGGCAGACGTATCTCCCCGAGCCCCTGGAGCGCTCCGTCTTCTACCGGCCGAGCAAGGAAGGCCACGAGGCGGAGATCCACGAGCGGATGAGCCACTGGTGGCGCGAGGACAAGGCGTCCCGGGGCGAGTGA
- a CDS encoding cyclic nucleotide-binding domain-containing protein, whose amino-acid sequence MRTAASHWSRYPELRTEDHALLDRLGTVAEYPAGTTLISQGERPEALLLLLEGSASVQLRRGGQTVEVDRVASGELLGEMSFLGNDQASASVVTLAPSRVLRLQRAVVEQQATVDPGFALRLYRGLARLIAERLRERNLRLFTEGPAPVDYAAAWTDTIASLRSIQLPAVVERYVAAYEEVGHRGAFLWRWCWRGVDETTLPLVPAEWKEHVLSTKLLAIILNVLLDDLADQRGSEQLLESALTIPFHPQGRAAPAPEVPAEERRYFALIAELWHALEERVHALPHQSVYRPLYVFDYQQVFNSMRHSVLTRNRPALHNLAENRAYSPHNMNMMVFATIDLMTAPVVETELGAIRETIWYAQSMGQIANMTATWRREVPARDFASRVFVQALESGVLTAEQLQTLPPEDITARIESSGMEDLLLAEWREQRQRLDVLMARVRSFDMARLIRGVDTLLGMHLAARGLI is encoded by the coding sequence ATGCGGACTGCTGCTTCCCATTGGAGTCGCTACCCGGAGTTGCGCACGGAAGACCATGCCCTGCTGGATCGTCTCGGTACCGTGGCCGAGTACCCCGCGGGCACCACCCTCATCTCCCAGGGCGAGCGGCCCGAGGCGCTGCTGCTGCTGCTCGAGGGCAGCGCTTCCGTCCAACTGCGGCGGGGAGGCCAGACGGTGGAGGTGGACCGGGTGGCCAGCGGGGAGCTGCTGGGGGAGATGTCCTTCCTCGGCAACGACCAGGCCAGTGCCTCCGTCGTCACGCTCGCGCCGAGCCGGGTGCTGCGCCTCCAGCGCGCGGTGGTGGAGCAGCAGGCCACCGTGGATCCAGGCTTCGCGCTGCGGCTGTACCGCGGGCTGGCGCGGCTGATCGCCGAGCGCCTGCGCGAGCGCAACCTCCGGCTCTTCACCGAGGGCCCCGCTCCCGTGGACTACGCCGCGGCCTGGACGGACACGATCGCCTCGTTGCGCTCCATCCAGCTCCCGGCGGTGGTGGAGCGCTACGTCGCCGCCTACGAAGAGGTGGGGCACCGTGGCGCCTTCCTGTGGCGCTGGTGCTGGCGCGGCGTGGACGAGACGACCCTCCCGCTGGTGCCCGCCGAGTGGAAGGAGCACGTACTGTCCACCAAGCTGCTGGCCATCATCCTCAACGTGCTGCTGGATGACCTGGCGGACCAGCGCGGCTCGGAGCAGCTCCTGGAATCCGCCCTGACCATCCCCTTCCACCCCCAGGGCAGGGCCGCCCCCGCGCCCGAGGTGCCCGCGGAGGAGCGGCGCTACTTCGCCCTCATCGCCGAGCTGTGGCACGCCCTCGAGGAGCGTGTGCACGCGCTCCCTCACCAGAGCGTCTACCGTCCGCTCTACGTCTTCGACTACCAGCAGGTCTTCAACAGCATGCGCCACTCCGTGCTCACGCGGAACCGGCCGGCCCTGCACAACCTGGCGGAGAACCGGGCGTACTCTCCGCACAACATGAACATGATGGTGTTCGCCACGATCGATCTGATGACGGCGCCGGTGGTGGAGACGGAGCTGGGCGCCATCCGCGAGACGATCTGGTACGCGCAGAGCATGGGGCAGATCGCCAACATGACAGCCACCTGGCGCCGCGAGGTGCCGGCGCGGGACTTCGCCAGCCGGGTGTTCGTCCAGGCCCTGGAGTCGGGCGTCCTCACCGCGGAGCAGCTCCAGACGCTGCCTCCGGAGGACATCACCGCGCGCATCGAGTCCTCGGGCATGGAGGACCTGCTGCTGGCGGAGTGGCGCGAGCAGCGCCAGCGGCTGGACGTGCTGATGGCCCGGGTGCGCTCCTTCGACATGGCCCGGTTGATCCGGGGCGTGGACACGCTGCTCGGCATGCACCTGGCGGCCAGGGGCCTCATCTAG
- a CDS encoding DUF2378 family protein → MMQDSFSGRATQGSFFEGLFVRSLQASGPFADELRACGYDPRNPKAIYPIEVWNAALEVAWRHCYTGWTREAAYREMGRQLGLGFLQTWMGKVVDMGLPMLGPERLMGRVPSLLALDTFRYEVRVLPLGWHQYRVSIRNDPDAKPDLIAGLLEAGLSRTGVKPTTTVVMRSGPDFDIDVSW, encoded by the coding sequence ATGATGCAGGACTCCTTCTCCGGTCGCGCCACGCAGGGCAGTTTTTTCGAGGGATTGTTCGTCCGCTCGCTCCAGGCGAGTGGGCCCTTCGCGGACGAGCTCCGGGCGTGTGGCTATGACCCGCGCAATCCCAAGGCCATCTACCCCATCGAGGTGTGGAACGCGGCGCTCGAGGTGGCGTGGCGCCACTGCTACACCGGCTGGACTCGCGAGGCCGCCTACCGGGAGATGGGCCGCCAACTGGGGCTTGGCTTCCTGCAGACGTGGATGGGCAAGGTGGTGGACATGGGCCTGCCCATGCTCGGCCCGGAGCGCCTCATGGGGCGTGTCCCCAGTCTCCTGGCGCTCGACACCTTCCGCTATGAAGTGAGGGTGCTGCCCCTCGGCTGGCACCAGTACCGCGTCTCCATCCGGAACGATCCGGACGCCAAGCCCGATCTCATCGCCGGTCTCCTGGAAGCGGGCCTGAGCAGGACGGGCGTCAAGCCCACCACCACGGTGGTGATGCGGAGCGGGCCGGATTTCGACATCGACGTAAGCTGGTGA
- a CDS encoding serine hydrolase domain-containing protein — protein sequence MSPPAPPDSPADAILRTTRRYLRAYPSAALCVGLTHHGAHHVQALRGDGPPPATDSLYELGALTQVFTGTLLALLVERGEVRLDTPLKELIPLPLLPDELAGRITLEQLATHTSGMPRVPPNLRTPQQNPADPHGHYTAELFGAFMRSYHPRHPPPRKYAESVIGLGVLGHALSRRMRLNYGHAVRDLLCTPLGLSNTTAVRLSEEQERRLIPGHSARGETMPGWTFPALPGAGALRSTVPDLLRFLDANLGHGEAGLGRALRLTHGPRAKARGGHVGLGWIVSQVRDRTVVWRSAVTGGYAGFIGFSAEADAGVVVLSDHAGSLLTSLLGRVPVEEPGFELLTGYLR from the coding sequence ATGTCCCCTCCCGCTCCCCCTGACTCGCCCGCCGATGCCATCCTCCGCACCACCCGGCGCTACCTGCGCGCGTACCCCTCGGCGGCACTGTGCGTGGGCCTCACGCACCACGGAGCGCACCACGTCCAGGCCCTCCGAGGCGATGGGCCGCCCCCCGCGACGGACTCGCTGTACGAACTGGGCGCGCTCACCCAGGTCTTCACCGGAACCCTGCTCGCGCTGTTGGTGGAGCGCGGCGAGGTGAGGCTCGACACGCCGTTGAAGGAGCTGATCCCCCTGCCGCTCCTCCCGGATGAACTCGCCGGCCGCATCACCCTCGAGCAGCTGGCGACGCACACCTCGGGCATGCCGCGTGTCCCGCCCAACCTGCGGACGCCCCAGCAGAACCCGGCCGATCCCCACGGCCACTACACCGCTGAGCTCTTCGGCGCCTTCATGCGGAGCTACCACCCTCGTCACCCGCCACCGCGAAAGTACGCCGAGTCCGTCATCGGCCTGGGCGTGCTCGGTCACGCCCTCTCGCGGCGCATGAGGCTCAACTACGGCCATGCCGTGAGGGATCTGCTCTGCACGCCGCTGGGGCTGAGCAACACCACCGCCGTCCGCCTCTCCGAGGAGCAGGAGCGGCGCCTGATTCCCGGCCACTCCGCCCGGGGAGAGACGATGCCGGGTTGGACCTTCCCGGCCCTGCCCGGAGCGGGGGCACTGCGCTCGACGGTGCCCGACCTGCTGCGCTTCCTCGATGCGAACCTCGGCCACGGAGAGGCCGGGCTCGGCCGGGCCTTGCGGCTCACGCATGGTCCGCGCGCGAAAGCCCGCGGCGGGCACGTGGGACTGGGGTGGATTGTCTCTCAGGTGCGTGACAGGACCGTGGTGTGGCGCTCCGCGGTGACGGGAGGCTACGCCGGCTTCATCGGCTTCTCGGCGGAGGCGGACGCGGGAGTCGTCGTCCTCTCGGACCACGCGGGTTCCCTGCTCACCTCGCTCCTCGGACGCGTGCCCGTCGAGGAGCCCGGCTTCGAACTCCTCACGGGATACCTGCGTTAG
- a CDS encoding hemerythrin domain-containing protein: MDPIELLTRQHEEAERLFQQVAVASGDEKTHLFRRLAYLLTLHTQLEERFFYPDVKLAQTSDLIQHSYDDHAEAKALISQLLHLEANDMQFEPALISLRESVEAHVAEERSVLFPQVRQLLSAEHLARLGNELVRGVSELTQPGALPAVSHDSQLGAI; the protein is encoded by the coding sequence ATGGATCCGATCGAACTCCTGACGCGGCAGCACGAGGAAGCAGAGCGCCTCTTCCAGCAGGTGGCGGTGGCGAGCGGGGATGAGAAGACCCACCTGTTCCGCCGCCTCGCCTACCTGCTCACCCTGCATACCCAGCTCGAAGAGCGCTTCTTCTACCCGGACGTCAAGCTGGCCCAGACGAGCGATCTGATCCAGCACTCCTACGACGACCATGCCGAGGCCAAGGCGCTGATCTCGCAGCTGCTGCACCTCGAGGCCAACGACATGCAGTTCGAGCCCGCCCTGATCAGCCTCCGCGAATCCGTCGAGGCGCACGTGGCCGAGGAGCGGTCCGTCCTCTTCCCCCAGGTGCGGCAGCTCCTCTCCGCCGAGCACCTCGCCCGTCTGGGCAATGAGCTCGTGCGGGGAGTGAGCGAGCTGACGCAGCCAGGCGCCCTTCCTGCCGTCTCGCACGACTCGCAGCTCGGCGCCATCTAG
- a CDS encoding NosD domain-containing protein, with translation MTVPEQPQPAPVPMSLRVPVPEALRDSGAVAVVSRLHESRPAQESVTALAVGAREFEVDATPGEVLAVSLLDPAGALSEAAMVRAGASVWPMKQSQPRTLRVPQDYPNIQAAVDAARAGDTVLVKSGTYFETVRLKSGIQLLGSGARWTILDGGGAPVKLIDFSGASNVVVAGFTFQNVGTGNVCDAMDVMDCGGTWYSAAVYADGHTEQGQAPTSALLMHNIFRHNSIGAMLYFHARAVVRNNLFVGNTHGFVANHFQDVALVANNVFWENTREAIVNQAAYLDILNNVVARSEIGIWHAHIQTGRIRCNLFFENGVNGADIHLVPPRFEIGTDGNVELDPRFVSSDSGNFHPAGDSPLIDAGCFEGLDQNGTREDRGAYGGPLGSWQ, from the coding sequence GTGACGGTTCCTGAACAGCCCCAGCCCGCTCCCGTGCCCATGTCCCTCCGGGTTCCCGTCCCGGAGGCGCTGCGGGACTCGGGTGCCGTGGCCGTGGTCTCGCGCCTGCATGAGTCTCGTCCGGCTCAGGAATCCGTCACGGCACTGGCCGTGGGGGCTCGGGAATTCGAGGTTGACGCCACCCCCGGCGAGGTTCTCGCCGTGTCCCTGCTCGACCCCGCCGGTGCGTTGTCCGAGGCGGCGATGGTGCGGGCCGGGGCCTCCGTCTGGCCAATGAAGCAGTCGCAGCCCCGGACCCTCCGGGTGCCTCAGGACTACCCGAACATCCAGGCCGCGGTGGATGCCGCTCGGGCCGGGGATACCGTGCTCGTGAAGTCGGGCACCTACTTCGAAACGGTGCGCCTGAAGAGTGGCATCCAGCTGCTCGGCAGTGGCGCGCGGTGGACCATCCTCGACGGCGGTGGGGCACCCGTGAAGCTCATCGACTTCTCGGGGGCCTCGAATGTCGTGGTGGCCGGATTCACCTTCCAGAACGTGGGGACGGGCAACGTGTGTGACGCCATGGACGTGATGGACTGTGGCGGCACCTGGTACTCCGCCGCCGTCTACGCGGATGGCCACACGGAACAGGGCCAGGCGCCCACGTCCGCCCTCCTGATGCACAACATCTTCCGCCACAACTCCATCGGCGCGATGCTCTACTTCCACGCTCGCGCGGTGGTGCGCAACAACCTCTTCGTGGGCAACACCCATGGCTTCGTGGCCAATCACTTCCAGGACGTGGCGCTCGTGGCGAACAACGTCTTCTGGGAGAACACCCGCGAGGCCATCGTCAATCAGGCCGCCTACCTGGACATCCTCAACAACGTGGTGGCCCGCTCGGAGATAGGCATCTGGCACGCGCACATCCAGACGGGGCGCATCCGTTGCAATCTGTTCTTCGAGAATGGCGTCAACGGCGCGGACATCCACCTGGTGCCGCCGCGATTCGAGATCGGCACGGACGGCAACGTCGAGCTGGACCCGCGCTTCGTCTCCTCCGACTCGGGCAACTTCCACCCGGCGGGTGACTCCCCGCTGATCGACGCCGGCTGCTTCGAGGGCCTCGATCAGAACGGGACGCGAGAGGACCGGGGGGCCTACGGCGGCCCCCTGGGCAGCTGGCAGTGA
- a CDS encoding DUF3396 domain-containing protein: protein MSEHYPRVRLYSSLGGERRSLYIRESVSLTFYMRRSHQDVVQQVMRCLEVYLRAVGPQVLGWYVDPYSGDWEELDDKGWAFLRREMLEEPATYFWLREFAGATTGYEVLYHGRLLEKNVTSALSFILPTEYLEAHGPGHLRELALELAAQLPFCSGHGGLCFNYPESVVGTTDAIRDMSFRHPGLDIPGVHFDSFSIGTRVNGVHWLNFLGPPVLGELGGAAGLRARLRSPGTTVQELGGERAVVTLGTWPEAGDTEQGRTLPEYRELAHVLEPWLYMDRGNWGGFSDEDMRRWERRFLD, encoded by the coding sequence ATGAGTGAGCACTATCCGCGCGTTCGCCTCTACTCGAGCCTGGGCGGTGAACGACGTTCCCTGTACATCCGGGAGAGCGTGAGTCTCACCTTCTACATGCGGCGCTCCCACCAGGATGTCGTTCAGCAGGTGATGCGCTGCCTGGAGGTGTACCTCCGAGCCGTCGGGCCCCAGGTGCTCGGTTGGTATGTCGACCCGTACAGTGGCGACTGGGAGGAACTCGACGACAAGGGCTGGGCCTTCCTGCGGCGCGAGATGCTCGAGGAGCCCGCCACCTATTTCTGGCTGAGAGAGTTCGCCGGTGCCACCACGGGGTACGAGGTCCTCTACCATGGCCGGCTGCTCGAGAAGAATGTGACAAGCGCGCTGTCCTTCATCCTCCCCACGGAATACCTGGAAGCACACGGACCGGGACACCTGCGGGAACTGGCGCTGGAACTGGCTGCGCAGTTGCCCTTCTGCTCCGGACATGGGGGCTTGTGCTTCAACTACCCGGAGAGCGTCGTCGGGACGACCGATGCCATCCGCGACATGTCCTTCCGCCATCCCGGGCTGGACATTCCGGGCGTGCATTTCGACTCGTTCTCCATTGGCACCCGGGTGAATGGGGTGCACTGGTTGAACTTCCTGGGCCCGCCCGTGTTGGGCGAGCTCGGGGGGGCCGCGGGCCTGCGCGCTCGCCTGCGCTCGCCCGGCACCACCGTGCAGGAACTCGGCGGCGAGCGGGCCGTGGTGACGCTGGGGACCTGGCCAGAAGCCGGTGACACGGAGCAGGGCCGCACGTTGCCCGAGTACCGCGAGCTGGCACACGTGTTGGAACCCTGGTTGTACATGGACCGTGGCAACTGGGGTGGTTTCTCCGACGAAGACATGCGCCGGTGGGAGCGCCGCTTCCTCGATTGA
- a CDS encoding imm11 family protein, giving the protein MKYYDLLSNMRLRGRWVLADPVDEHGQEVDPWQFDRGCFLDFQGKLVLRQARPGSALDFSFTTLTVPVVQGRVVSLFERLGLQQQVQFLPAQVEGQSEPYFILNALRIIRCIDDARCEEVRYWRPEDGDPDKVGQYRVVAGMRIDPSKVGDSHIFRPWGWTVALLVSERLKQVMEEEGITGTKFVEVA; this is encoded by the coding sequence ATGAAGTATTACGATTTGCTGAGCAACATGCGCCTCCGCGGGCGCTGGGTTCTCGCGGATCCCGTCGATGAGCACGGCCAAGAGGTCGACCCATGGCAATTCGACAGGGGGTGCTTCCTTGATTTTCAAGGCAAGCTCGTGCTGCGCCAGGCGCGCCCAGGGAGTGCTCTCGACTTCAGCTTCACCACTCTCACGGTTCCGGTGGTTCAAGGCCGGGTCGTGTCCCTCTTTGAGCGTCTGGGCTTGCAACAGCAGGTACAGTTCCTACCCGCGCAGGTGGAGGGCCAGTCCGAGCCGTACTTCATCCTCAATGCGCTTCGCATCATCCGCTGCATTGATGATGCGCGCTGCGAAGAGGTGCGCTACTGGCGTCCGGAGGACGGAGACCCCGATAAGGTGGGGCAGTACCGAGTCGTTGCCGGCATGCGCATCGACCCGAGCAAGGTGGGCGACTCCCACATCTTCCGTCCATGGGGTTGGACTGTGGCACTCCTCGTCTCCGAGCGTCTCAAACAAGTCATGGAGGAGGAGGGCATCACAGGAACGAAGTTCGTCGAGGTCGCGTAG
- a CDS encoding PIN domain-containing protein, whose amino-acid sequence MSENSSEQKSHFTRIDPELLVLDGNILLGFPEILSASITDLVLVIPRAVQLEIAGFGGKRQPASHLKDLVATAIERKIVTTISVQSDLEGLPKEASEYRLGGADWYILETAVFLKKTSPRRIAIATRDSKLRRAAQRLGIDCLSMEQVRYLMQTRGQMDQALAADVQEVRDSQRKYILNSGTLAGLGLLVASVFVMYFDAIVAAVRVWGTVSMLLISGPVLFWFRSRWRLAYGLVEFGIGCLMGCQVFIPDFSYEKLGVLDTLRVLAGVYVMVRGMDNIGKGLDGTQYAPFWKRAFPEG is encoded by the coding sequence ATGAGCGAGAATTCGTCTGAACAGAAATCCCACTTCACCAGAATAGACCCGGAACTGTTGGTCTTGGATGGAAATATTCTCTTGGGGTTTCCCGAAATTTTGTCTGCGTCGATAACGGACTTGGTGCTTGTTATCCCCCGTGCTGTGCAATTGGAGATCGCAGGCTTTGGGGGTAAGCGTCAGCCGGCTTCCCACCTGAAGGATTTGGTTGCGACAGCAATTGAACGCAAAATCGTTACCACTATCTCAGTACAATCGGACTTGGAAGGCTTGCCAAAAGAGGCATCTGAGTATCGCTTAGGTGGGGCTGACTGGTACATTCTTGAGACCGCAGTCTTTTTGAAGAAGACCTCACCGCGTAGGATCGCTATTGCAACTCGAGATTCTAAATTGAGGCGTGCTGCTCAGCGGCTTGGTATCGACTGTTTGTCGATGGAGCAGGTTCGCTACTTAATGCAAACGCGTGGGCAAATGGATCAAGCGCTCGCTGCGGATGTTCAAGAGGTTCGTGATTCACAAAGAAAATATATTCTCAATAGTGGGACCCTGGCTGGATTGGGGCTTCTTGTTGCGTCTGTTTTTGTGATGTATTTCGACGCAATTGTCGCGGCGGTGAGGGTGTGGGGTACTGTTTCAATGCTTCTGATTTCGGGCCCAGTTCTGTTTTGGTTCCGGTCTAGGTGGCGATTGGCCTATGGACTGGTTGAATTTGGGATTGGCTGCCTGATGGGTTGCCAAGTCTTTATCCCTGATTTTTCGTACGAGAAATTGGGTGTGCTCGATACCCTTAGGGTTCTAGCCGGGGTGTACGTCATGGTGCGTGGAATGGACAATATTGGGAAAGGATTGGATGGAACGCAGTATGCTCCATTTTGGAAGCGGGCTTTCCCTGAAGGATGA
- the ftsA gene encoding cell division protein FtsA, whose protein sequence is MAKQKSGEIIVGLDIGTTKICAIVGELTDNGIDIIGIGTHPSKGLRKGVVVNIEATVSSIRRAVEEAELMAGAEISHVYTGIAGGHIKGFNSQGIVAVKDKEVREPDIARVIDAAKAVAIPLDREVIHVLPQEFIIDDQGGIKEPLGMAGVRLEAKVHIVTGAVSSAQNIVKCANRTGLNVADIVLQPLASAEAVLGEDEKELGVCLVDIGGGTTDIAIFSGGSIVHTAVIALGGNNLTSDIAIGLRTPAHEAERIKQKFGCALASMVNKDETIEVPSVGGRQPRVLGRQILCEILEPRVEEIFQLVHREIQKCGYEDLLASGVVITGGSTLLAGMPELAEEVIGLPVRRGMPRGIGGLVDVVKSPMYATGVGLVVYGAKHLDRRMFRIREENVYKKVKGRMREWLEEIF, encoded by the coding sequence ATGGCGAAGCAGAAGTCCGGGGAGATCATCGTCGGCCTCGACATCGGCACGACGAAGATCTGCGCCATCGTCGGCGAGCTGACCGACAACGGGATCGACATCATCGGCATCGGCACGCACCCGTCGAAGGGCCTCCGCAAGGGCGTGGTGGTCAACATCGAGGCGACCGTGTCCTCGATCCGCCGCGCGGTGGAGGAGGCCGAGCTGATGGCCGGCGCGGAGATCTCCCACGTGTACACCGGCATCGCCGGTGGCCACATCAAGGGCTTCAATTCGCAGGGGATTGTCGCGGTGAAGGACAAGGAGGTGCGCGAGCCGGACATCGCCCGCGTCATCGACGCCGCGAAGGCGGTGGCGATTCCGCTGGACCGGGAGGTCATCCACGTCCTGCCGCAGGAGTTCATCATCGACGACCAGGGCGGCATCAAGGAGCCGCTGGGAATGGCGGGCGTGCGCCTGGAGGCGAAGGTGCACATCGTCACGGGAGCGGTGTCGAGCGCGCAGAACATCGTGAAGTGCGCCAACCGCACGGGCCTGAACGTGGCGGACATCGTGCTGCAGCCCTTGGCGTCGGCCGAGGCGGTGCTGGGCGAGGACGAGAAGGAGCTGGGCGTGTGCCTCGTCGACATCGGCGGGGGTACGACGGACATTGCCATCTTCTCGGGCGGCTCGATTGTGCACACGGCGGTGATCGCGCTGGGCGGAAACAACCTGACGAGCGACATCGCGATTGGCCTGCGCACCCCGGCGCACGAGGCCGAGCGCATCAAGCAGAAGTTCGGTTGCGCGCTGGCGTCGATGGTGAACAAGGACGAGACCATCGAGGTGCCGAGCGTGGGTGGGCGGCAGCCGCGGGTGCTGGGGCGGCAGATTCTGTGTGAGATCCTGGAGCCGCGGGTGGAGGAGATCTTCCAGCTGGTGCACCGGGAGATCCAGAAGTGCGGCTATGAGGACCTGCTGGCCTCGGGCGTGGTGATCACGGGTGGCTCGACGCTGCTGGCGGGGATGCCGGAGCTGGCCGAGGAAGTGATTGGCCTGCCGGTGCGCCGGGGCATGCCGCGAGGGATTGGCGGGCTGGTGGACGTGGTGAAGAGCCCGATGTACGCGACGGGCGTGGGCCTGGTGGTGTACGGGGCGAAGCACCTGGACCGGCGGATGTTCCGCATCCGCGAGGAGAACGTCTACAAGAAGGTCAAGGGCCGCATGCGCGAGTGGCTCGAGGAGATCTTCTAG